The Cottoperca gobio chromosome 6, fCotGob3.1, whole genome shotgun sequence genome has a segment encoding these proteins:
- the fnbp4 gene encoding formin-binding protein 4 isoform X1, with product MGKKNRLTGGAVGRRTILQLSPPGLRGGNAGEREEAPSGSDDEQEGDGLRFVRERLTNMKTPAVKATEGLSLLGAYDDSDEEDAGDSQNFIAKSADIDSTLANFMAEIDAITTQPSSDDAASHPSAPTTTPPRPEVNAQQPAASEERSQQSKAFEYNTQYSLDGVDVEMGDWQEVWDENSGCYYYWSTQTNEVSWELPHYLADQVQRLGQYANSSSVNGNGAAHADGHAKEYAAPAAAPPSVKENKVKEVIESVVGLTSEEEERRGVAASLLGPLIPSEVKEAEEKWRKKLLKGLDEPEDSLDSDGEGVRPSGSPSSPLSDPDPVPTVQKDLCAKKQSGDNSDAEEETEEDTMELELALERKKAELRALEDGDVSAGGSSPSSETSQEASVSRGLLLKKNRWKTAFPSAPSPESNSRGSDLQDNTETAIAKVLESVADGEDKETDSSEEKTISKLPVKEEVESPEPKVETPELKFQIGELANTLTSKMEFLGINKKAISNFQFLLLQTETRIADWREGALNGVYLRRRLQEAAEHIKYYELNATPKGWSCHWDREHRRYFYVNDRTSASQWDFPKEDDKADDPNGSQDTQTQSSSQEDTNTSPASAGGVVTGSSIFPSTAPPAPPQPSASSLCSPSQPPLPDSPPPPPPSSHPPPPPLPPGSPPPPPPPPDSDGEIMEVEMEMDDDDDGEPPAPGTELDGSGRPPLPPGTASVKILESSGAFGKGQKRKASQLSKAITIGSSPILYTQPAFSAAPLMSAAAYWGVPAVPAPLVPCEPPVPPVPALPPQPPLPPSQPPLEPPGAKALPTDKNKKVKKDKSKKSKIKMPSLVKKWQSIQKELDEEEKSSSSDEDRDQLNKRGIEDWKQQQLTTGKASKNANFESLPDNWRDRLKKRKITNKT from the exons ATGGGTAAGAAAAATCGCCTCACAGGAGGAGCGGTCGGTCGGAGAACGATCCTACAGCTTTCACCTCCCGGGCTCCGTGGTGGGAATGccggagagagggaagaagcaCCCTCGGGATCCGATG ATGAACAGGAAGGTGATGGGCTCAGATTCGTAAGAGAGAGACTCACAAACATGAAGACTCCCGCAGTAAAGGCCACAG AGGGTTTGTCCTTGCTTGGAGCCTATGATGATAGTGATGAAGAGGATGCTGGAGACTCCCAGAATTTTATTGCAAAGTCAGCTGACATAGACAGTACATTGGCCAATTTCATGGCT GAAATTGATGCAATCACTACCCAGCCAAGTTCAGATGATGCAGCATCTCATCCATCGGCCCCGACTACCACCCCGCCCAGACCTGAGGTTAATgctcagcagccagcagccagtgaAGAACGGAGCCAACAAAGCAAAGCCTTTGAGTACAATACTCAGTACTCGCTTGATGGAG TGGATGTCGAGATGGGAGACTGGCAGGAGGTGTGGGATGAGAACTCTGGCTGCTACTACTATTGGAGTACTCAGACCAACGAAGTGTCCTGGGAATTGCCACACTATCTAGCTGATCAGGTGCAAAGGCTGGGGCAGTATGCCAACAG CTCTAGTGTCAATGGCAACGGTGCAGCGCATGCAGATGGTCATGCCAAGGAATATGCTGCACCTGCTGCAGCCCCGCCATCAGTGAAAGAGAACAAAGTGAAG GAGGTAATTGAGAGTGTTGTAGGCCTCacaagtgaagaggaggagCGCCGTGGAGTGGCTGCGTCTCTGCTTGGTCCTCTGATCCCTTCTGAAGTGAaggaagcagaagaaaaatGGAGAAAGAAACTGCTTAAAGGCTTGGATGAGCCTGAGGACAGTTTGGATTCTGATGGAGAAGGTGTTCGCCCTTCAGGATCCCCCTCTAGCCCTCTGTCGGACCCTGACCCAGTCCCCACAGTCCAGAAGGATCTTTGCGCCAAGAAGCAGTCTGGAGACAACTCTGATGctgaggaggagacggaggaagACACAATGGAGCTGGAACTGGCTCTGGAGAGGAAAAAG GCTGAGCTCCGGGCACTAGAGGACGGTGACGTGAGCGCAGGAGGCTCCAGTCCTTCTTCTGAGACAAGCCAAGAAGCCTCTGTTTCTCGTGGCCTTCTGCTAAAGAAAAACCGGTGGAAGACTGCCTTCCCCAGTGCTCCCAGCCCCGAGTCGAACAGCAGGGGCTCGGACCTACAGGACAACACAGAGACGG CAATTGCTAAAGTCCTAGAGAGCGTTGCGGACGGAGAAGACAAGGAAACTGACAGTTCTGAGGAGAAAACGATTTCAAAACTTCCAGTAAAAGAAGAAGTGGAATCACCTGAGCCCAAAGTAGAAACGCCTGAGCTCAAG tttCAGATTGGAGAACTGGCTAACACCCTAACCAGCAAGATGGAGTTCCTGGGGATAAACAAAAAGGCCATCTCAAACTTTCAGTTTCTTCTGCTACAAACTGAG ACTCGGATTGCTGACTGGAGGGAGGGCGCTCTGAATGGGGTCTATCTTCGCCGCAGGCTTCAGGAAGCTGCCGAACACATAAAATATTACGAACTTAACGCCACTCCTAAAGGCTGGTCCTGCCACTGGGACAG AGAGCACAGGCGGTATTTCTATGTGAACGACCGGACCAGTGCCTCCCAGTGGGATTTCCCAAAAGAGGACGACAAGGCAGATGACCCAAACGGCAGTCAAGATACCCAGACACAGTCTTCCAGTCAAGAGGACACCAACACATCACCTGCATCTGCTGGTGGTGTCGTCACAG GATCTTCTATTTTTCCCTCCACTGCCCCACCAGCACCTCCTCAGCCCAGtgcctcctccctctgctccccATCTCAACCTCCTCTTCCTGACAGcccacccccacctccacctTCCAGCCaccccccacctccacctctcccCCCAGGctcaccacctccacctcctccccctcctgacAGCGATGGAGAGATCATGGAGGTGGAGATGGaaatggatgatgatgatgacgggGAGCCTCCAGCCCCTGGAACAGAGTTAGATGGCAGTGGCAGACCTCCTTTACCTCCAGGCACTGCAAGCGTGAAG ATACTGGAGTCGTCGGGCGCCTTCGGGAAGGGTCAGAAACGTAAAGCCAGTCAGCTGAGTAAAGCCATTACTATTGGCAGCAGTCCAATCCTCTACACCCAGCCTGCTTTCAGTGCAG CGCCTCTAATGTCTGCAGCTGCCTACTGGGGCGTCCCGGCTGTCCCGGCTCCTTTGGTCCCTTGTGAACCTCCTGTCCCACCTGTCCCGGCCCTACCTCCTCAACCACCACTGCCACCATCCCAGCCGCCGTTAGAACCTCCAGGAGCCAAAGCTCTGCCCACagacaagaacaagaaagtgaaaaaggaTAAG TCAAAGAAGAGTAAGATCAAAATGCCTTCTCTGGTGAAGAAGTGGCAGAGCATCCAGAAGGAGTTGgatgaggaagagaagagcagctCCAGTGACGAGGACCGAGATCAGCTTAACAAAAGGGGTATCGAGGACTGGAAGCAACAGCAGCTCACGAC GGGAAAAGCTTCGAAGAATGCCAACTTTGAGTCACTTCCTGATAACTGGCGGGACCGACTAAAGAAACGGAAGATAACTAATAAAACGTAA
- the LOC115009561 gene encoding LOW QUALITY PROTEIN: seipin-like (The sequence of the model RefSeq protein was modified relative to this genomic sequence to represent the inferred CDS: deleted 1 base in 1 codon), which translates to MYGHKDPPRRQQQSKGLERGPTSQTRSVLDTMGATVGPVLHWLQDVAAVTLLKARRTIFQAAILLCVLVLLLWVSIFLYGSFYYSYMPTVSFSTPVHFYYSTDCDASESTLCSFPLANISFMKNERDQVMAYGQPYRVSLELEMPESPVNEHLGMFMVKMSCYTKGGKTVSSVGRSTMLHYRSSLLQSMGTLLFSPFLLTGMSEQKQLIEVELFSDYKTNAYQPSVGAVIEIQSRRVQIYSSQLRIHAYFTGIRYVLYNFPLTSAVIGVATNFAFLSVIVLFSYLQFIWGGIWPPDQVRVRVMMGDNTRIQKRREEARRRMDKDNSRKELCDPQVIGSVNEESDFQGNDTVGEPSSKKPSEIPVASGSDEPDTKEERSEQESHDSEVPQEKDGSDMLEECKPPQPGEATLRQRPGPWMSL; encoded by the exons ATGTATGGACATAAAGACCCACCACGGAGGCAGCAGCAGTCAAAGGGGCTTGAAAGAGGACCAACTTCCCAAACAAGGTCCGTATTAGACACGATGGGGGCTACGGTGGGACCGGTTCTACACTGGCTCCAAGATGTGGCAGCTGTTACTCTCCTCAAAGCCCGGCGGACCATATTTCAGGCTGCCATCCTGCTTTGTGTCCTGGTTCTGCTACTTTGGGTGTCCATCTTTCTCTACGGAAGCTTCTATTACTCCTACATGCCCACTGTGAGCTTCTCCACCCCTGTGCACTTCTACTACAGCACTGATTGTGATGCCTCAGAGTCCACACTTTGTTCATTCCCCTTGGCCAACATCTCTTTCATGAAGAACGAGAGAGACCAAGTGATGGCTTACGGTCAGCCTTATCGAGTGTCTTTAGAGTTGGAGATGCCCGAGTCTCCAGTGAATGAACACCTGGGTATGTTCATGGTCAAGATGTCTTGTTACACCAAGGGTGGGAAGACTGTCTCATCAGTGGGCCGATCTACAATGCTGCATTACCGCTCCAGCCTTCTGCAGAGCATGGGCACTTTActgttctctcctttccttctgaCTGGCATGTCTGAGCAGAAGCAGCTTATAGAAGTTGAGCTCTTCTCAGACTACAAGACAAATGCTTATCAACCCTCTGTTGGTGCAGTCATTGAGATCCAGTCCAGACGAGTGCAGATCTACTCATCTCAACTCCGTATCCATGCTTACTTCACTGGTATACGGTATGTTCTGTACAACTTCCCCCTGACATCTGCAGTGATCGGCGTGGCTACCAACTTTGCCTTCCTTAGTGTCATTGTGCTGTTCAGCTACCTGCAGTTCATTTGGGGTGGGATCTGGCCTCCAGACCAAGTCAGGGTCAGGGTTATGATGGGAGACAACACCCGCATCCAGAAGCGGAGAGAGGAGGCTCGCAGGCGCATGGACAAGGACAATTCTCGGAAGGAACTTTGTGATCCTCAAGTGATTGGTTCTGTGAATGAGGAATCTGATTTCCAAGGAAATGACACGGTGGGGGAGCCATCGTCAAAGAAGCCCTCAGAAATC CCTGTTGCCTCTGGGTCTGATGAGCCAGATACCAAGGAGGAAAGGTCAGAGCAAGAGTCTCATGACTCGGAAGTGCCTCAGGAGAAAGACGGCTCAGACATGTTGGAGGAATGCAAGCCGCCTCAACCCGGTGAGGCGACACTCCGGCAGAGACCTGGACCGTGGATGAGCCTGTGA
- the fnbp4 gene encoding formin-binding protein 4 isoform X2, with product MDEQEGDGLRFVRERLTNMKTPAVKATEGLSLLGAYDDSDEEDAGDSQNFIAKSADIDSTLANFMAEIDAITTQPSSDDAASHPSAPTTTPPRPEVNAQQPAASEERSQQSKAFEYNTQYSLDGVDVEMGDWQEVWDENSGCYYYWSTQTNEVSWELPHYLADQVQRLGQYANSSSVNGNGAAHADGHAKEYAAPAAAPPSVKENKVKEVIESVVGLTSEEEERRGVAASLLGPLIPSEVKEAEEKWRKKLLKGLDEPEDSLDSDGEGVRPSGSPSSPLSDPDPVPTVQKDLCAKKQSGDNSDAEEETEEDTMELELALERKKAELRALEDGDVSAGGSSPSSETSQEASVSRGLLLKKNRWKTAFPSAPSPESNSRGSDLQDNTETAIAKVLESVADGEDKETDSSEEKTISKLPVKEEVESPEPKVETPELKFQIGELANTLTSKMEFLGINKKAISNFQFLLLQTETRIADWREGALNGVYLRRRLQEAAEHIKYYELNATPKGWSCHWDREHRRYFYVNDRTSASQWDFPKEDDKADDPNGSQDTQTQSSSQEDTNTSPASAGGVVTGSSIFPSTAPPAPPQPSASSLCSPSQPPLPDSPPPPPPSSHPPPPPLPPGSPPPPPPPPDSDGEIMEVEMEMDDDDDGEPPAPGTELDGSGRPPLPPGTASVKILESSGAFGKGQKRKASQLSKAITIGSSPILYTQPAFSAAPLMSAAAYWGVPAVPAPLVPCEPPVPPVPALPPQPPLPPSQPPLEPPGAKALPTDKNKKVKKDKSKKSKIKMPSLVKKWQSIQKELDEEEKSSSSDEDRDQLNKRGIEDWKQQQLTTGKASKNANFESLPDNWRDRLKKRKITNKT from the exons ATGG ATGAACAGGAAGGTGATGGGCTCAGATTCGTAAGAGAGAGACTCACAAACATGAAGACTCCCGCAGTAAAGGCCACAG AGGGTTTGTCCTTGCTTGGAGCCTATGATGATAGTGATGAAGAGGATGCTGGAGACTCCCAGAATTTTATTGCAAAGTCAGCTGACATAGACAGTACATTGGCCAATTTCATGGCT GAAATTGATGCAATCACTACCCAGCCAAGTTCAGATGATGCAGCATCTCATCCATCGGCCCCGACTACCACCCCGCCCAGACCTGAGGTTAATgctcagcagccagcagccagtgaAGAACGGAGCCAACAAAGCAAAGCCTTTGAGTACAATACTCAGTACTCGCTTGATGGAG TGGATGTCGAGATGGGAGACTGGCAGGAGGTGTGGGATGAGAACTCTGGCTGCTACTACTATTGGAGTACTCAGACCAACGAAGTGTCCTGGGAATTGCCACACTATCTAGCTGATCAGGTGCAAAGGCTGGGGCAGTATGCCAACAG CTCTAGTGTCAATGGCAACGGTGCAGCGCATGCAGATGGTCATGCCAAGGAATATGCTGCACCTGCTGCAGCCCCGCCATCAGTGAAAGAGAACAAAGTGAAG GAGGTAATTGAGAGTGTTGTAGGCCTCacaagtgaagaggaggagCGCCGTGGAGTGGCTGCGTCTCTGCTTGGTCCTCTGATCCCTTCTGAAGTGAaggaagcagaagaaaaatGGAGAAAGAAACTGCTTAAAGGCTTGGATGAGCCTGAGGACAGTTTGGATTCTGATGGAGAAGGTGTTCGCCCTTCAGGATCCCCCTCTAGCCCTCTGTCGGACCCTGACCCAGTCCCCACAGTCCAGAAGGATCTTTGCGCCAAGAAGCAGTCTGGAGACAACTCTGATGctgaggaggagacggaggaagACACAATGGAGCTGGAACTGGCTCTGGAGAGGAAAAAG GCTGAGCTCCGGGCACTAGAGGACGGTGACGTGAGCGCAGGAGGCTCCAGTCCTTCTTCTGAGACAAGCCAAGAAGCCTCTGTTTCTCGTGGCCTTCTGCTAAAGAAAAACCGGTGGAAGACTGCCTTCCCCAGTGCTCCCAGCCCCGAGTCGAACAGCAGGGGCTCGGACCTACAGGACAACACAGAGACGG CAATTGCTAAAGTCCTAGAGAGCGTTGCGGACGGAGAAGACAAGGAAACTGACAGTTCTGAGGAGAAAACGATTTCAAAACTTCCAGTAAAAGAAGAAGTGGAATCACCTGAGCCCAAAGTAGAAACGCCTGAGCTCAAG tttCAGATTGGAGAACTGGCTAACACCCTAACCAGCAAGATGGAGTTCCTGGGGATAAACAAAAAGGCCATCTCAAACTTTCAGTTTCTTCTGCTACAAACTGAG ACTCGGATTGCTGACTGGAGGGAGGGCGCTCTGAATGGGGTCTATCTTCGCCGCAGGCTTCAGGAAGCTGCCGAACACATAAAATATTACGAACTTAACGCCACTCCTAAAGGCTGGTCCTGCCACTGGGACAG AGAGCACAGGCGGTATTTCTATGTGAACGACCGGACCAGTGCCTCCCAGTGGGATTTCCCAAAAGAGGACGACAAGGCAGATGACCCAAACGGCAGTCAAGATACCCAGACACAGTCTTCCAGTCAAGAGGACACCAACACATCACCTGCATCTGCTGGTGGTGTCGTCACAG GATCTTCTATTTTTCCCTCCACTGCCCCACCAGCACCTCCTCAGCCCAGtgcctcctccctctgctccccATCTCAACCTCCTCTTCCTGACAGcccacccccacctccacctTCCAGCCaccccccacctccacctctcccCCCAGGctcaccacctccacctcctccccctcctgacAGCGATGGAGAGATCATGGAGGTGGAGATGGaaatggatgatgatgatgacgggGAGCCTCCAGCCCCTGGAACAGAGTTAGATGGCAGTGGCAGACCTCCTTTACCTCCAGGCACTGCAAGCGTGAAG ATACTGGAGTCGTCGGGCGCCTTCGGGAAGGGTCAGAAACGTAAAGCCAGTCAGCTGAGTAAAGCCATTACTATTGGCAGCAGTCCAATCCTCTACACCCAGCCTGCTTTCAGTGCAG CGCCTCTAATGTCTGCAGCTGCCTACTGGGGCGTCCCGGCTGTCCCGGCTCCTTTGGTCCCTTGTGAACCTCCTGTCCCACCTGTCCCGGCCCTACCTCCTCAACCACCACTGCCACCATCCCAGCCGCCGTTAGAACCTCCAGGAGCCAAAGCTCTGCCCACagacaagaacaagaaagtgaaaaaggaTAAG TCAAAGAAGAGTAAGATCAAAATGCCTTCTCTGGTGAAGAAGTGGCAGAGCATCCAGAAGGAGTTGgatgaggaagagaagagcagctCCAGTGACGAGGACCGAGATCAGCTTAACAAAAGGGGTATCGAGGACTGGAAGCAACAGCAGCTCACGAC GGGAAAAGCTTCGAAGAATGCCAACTTTGAGTCACTTCCTGATAACTGGCGGGACCGACTAAAGAAACGGAAGATAACTAATAAAACGTAA